The Chiloscyllium punctatum isolate Juve2018m chromosome 42, sChiPun1.3, whole genome shotgun sequence genome includes a region encoding these proteins:
- the LOC140465607 gene encoding C-C chemokine receptor type 7-like, which translates to MASSDSGATNYPDTGFTGTFDYSDLPSPCDKTEVQSIISTLQPCIYSLVFILGLVGNGLVLGTYVHYRRMKATTDMYLLNLAIADLLFLLTLPFLAASSQTGWIFGKFMCVIVQILYKMNVYSGFLFLMCVSVDRYFVIVRATVAHRLRYKRLQYSRFISFSVWLLSLFLSLQQLIYTKVETGPEAICSVSYPENMNTWIRVATPILQMVLGFFLPLLVMAFCYSVIIKTLLQARNFEKHRAIKVILLVVLIFIVFQAPYNILNIISVMDTLRESGLPCAESKQRDIAEQVTSCLAYTRCCLNPILYVFVGVKFRNNLLKLLRQLRCMEQTQTISSTNRSTSGMNIDSSSTFAW; encoded by the coding sequence ATGGCAAGTTCAGATTCTGGAGCCACCAATTATCCTGACACTGGTTTCACTGGTACCTTTGATTATTCAGACCTCCCTTCTCCGTGTGATAAGACTGAAGTGCAGAGTATTATCAGTACATTGCAGCCTTGCATCTACTCCCTGGTCTTTATTCTGGGCCTGGTAGGGAATGGCCTGGTGCTTGGGACATACGTCCATTACAGGAGAATGAAGGCAACGACTGATATGTACTTGTTGAATCTGGCCATTGCAGATCTCCTATTCCTCCTCACCTTGCCCTTCCTGGCTGCCAGTTCCCAAACTGGCTGGATCTTTGGAAAATTCATGTGTGTAATTGTGCAGATTTTATACAAAATGAATGTGTACAGTGGCTTCCTTTTCctgatgtgtgtcagtgttgACCGGTATTTTGTGATTGTCCGAGCCACTGTTGCTCACAGACTTCGGTACAAGCGACTACAATACAGTCGTTTCATTAGCTTCAGTGTTTGGCTCCTGTCCTTGTTCCTCAGTCTTCAGCAGTTGATTTACACCAAAGTGGAAACAGGTCCTGAAGCTATCTGCTCAGTCAGTTACCCTGAGAACATGAACACTTGGATCAGAGTGGCAACACCAATCCTGCAGATGGTGCTGGGATTCTTTCTCCCATTATTAGTCATGgctttctgttattctgttatAATTAAGACTTTGTTGCAGGCTCGAAACTTTGAAAAGCACAGAGCAATCAAAGTGATTCTGTTAGTGGTTCTGATATTTATCGTTTTCCAAGCACCGTACAACATCCTCAATATTATCAGCGTCATGGACACATTGAGGGAGAGTGGTCTTCCTTGTGCTGAGAGTAAGCAGAGGGACATTGCTGAGCAGGTGACCAGCTGCCTGGCCTATACCCGCTGTTGTCTCAATCCGATCCTGTATGTCTTTGTTGGAGTGAAATTCAGGAATAACCTGTTGAAGCTGCTGAGACAGCTGCGGTGTATGGAACAGACGCAAACCATCTCCTCAACCAACAGATCAACATCAGGCATGAACATAGACAGCAGCAGCACCTTTGCTTGGTAA